A genome region from Parafrankia irregularis includes the following:
- a CDS encoding DNRLRE domain-containing protein has protein sequence MLLAALLAATVVDFLPTGQKAAQAATEDPAPAPAPAAAGPAERPDFVSAQLTARAEKRRIEVTGERTETTSTFVNPDGTVTVDSYSGIRRVRRGEDWVDVDSTLVLADGKVTPKVTKAGVELSAGGSKAGDVATLVDGDREIAFGWPGALPAPELKDNTATYKGVAKDTDLVVKVFPTGYDVQIVAHTPAAAQAALSLPMRLKGVTATRTPGGELRMSAGGKVTARSPVPLMWDSHVNATSKLPDRVRDVAATLDTAKADRPTLALKPDKGWLTDPARQYPVTIDPAATLADNLDTDVNNVYTTTNYDTYEYLRVGNYAGAAVNRSFLRFDDSAIKGKHVTSAVLNLWQAGSATCTTQPTTVQGAGGMGAGTTWATQPSADGITWGSATFNNGGSCTSSGGTNIDITGLVDAWAHNGYPSPETLTLRAPNESDANQFKYFYSGDTFLAPNISTTYNSYPGTVAGRFTKPCSAQCGGTPAMVLTNTTTPTLSGASLDPEGSPVRLDFEVWNSAGTTMVTSGSVTNVTSNSVGSWTVPSGLLTNGTAYQWRSRAYDGVDYSQAWSGWIPFTVDTTAPAAPTGLSSAAWASGGWGTATSGTFSWTSPGGDTQSFLYGLDQPSPATETTATTTPTLSPGGGLHTLYLRTKDKSGNLSSVVSYGFGVGAGALAQPAEGVRVQRYATLEGQAPAAQTKVTFQYRMGTNTATAWSDVPTADVTIAGTSTHPTWPMNRNGSGLFDKLTWDLNTTLTGFGAPDGPVQIQACFRDAANTVSCAPLHTVQFARRAFADADATQPVGPGTVALLTGDYSVSATDVSMPTYTGDLTVGRSFTTLAVGGTVGVFGPGWTASMPGPDAGSADRTLTDYTATDGYAALTDENGVQDIYVRTGSGTYPYTYIGVGDVATDGSKLVKDSATQFTLTEVDGTRTIYAAQTVGGATVWRVSQVIEPGTNTTSTFTTDSSGRTTRILAPVPAGVTCTTLVAGCRALTIGYAASTTATGTGTDPATWGDYTGRLTSVAMSLNGDAPVNVAAYAYDSAGKLRSAKDPRTGLTTTYAYDAAGRLAQITPPGQATWTLTYDGAARLYTASRPAPGGGTATQTVVYDVAVTGTGAPIDLAPAQVANWAQTDIPLYGAAVFPAGHVPAAVPAAADWPYADLTYLNADGKQVNSASYGNGAWQISTTEHDSKGNTIRSLSAENRNQALTPTADTDMTVAALTSSAARSQLLDEQTVYSSDGVTVTDTYGPTHQIVDNAGARYSARQHEHTDYDQGAPSSTDPYRLATTITTSTRLANGTDVDSRKTVNGYEAKTGADPSTSGWALRKPTTVATWMGGGSTPDIVRTTYYNAAGNTVESRQPKANAAGTDAFTTVTTYYTATGSGSCVNASRTGLACTSGPAAQPSSGNPLPVSTYTYNSLNQVLTEVETVNSTTRTTTYVYDTAGRKTSEAVVASPAADGGTTIPTATYGYDPASGQATTTTASGITLTTGYDSWGRVTSQTDADGNTSTTGYDIDSQVTSSTDGKGIYTYTYDGANEHRGLVTSLNVGAGSAPSTFTAAYNADGKLTSQTYPNGLVATTRYDNNAEPTSLTYAKSGTPWLAFTQANSIHEQVRLDTSPVSAKNLGYDLSGRLTSVADTVGYGGPASCTTRAYTYDPDSNRTALTSYPDAGGSETGTCSTSTTPTGYGFTYDQADRLTNSGFAYDLFGRTTTDPYPPAGSSATIGYYVNDLVASETVAGTTRTYALDPARRLRSWTVGATTTTNHYTSASGDSAAWIGSGATWTRNITGIGGDLAATQTDTGAVTLQLANLHGDIIATVDDTTTASSITSYSESTEFGVPYFSSAAYARYGWLGAKQRSRDTLSGLTLMGVRLYDPNLGRFLSTDPVPGGSDNPYDYAHQDPYNTLDLDGRMFGWAKKAAKKAWKYRRQITGGLALAACFGGPLLCAGAQTLAFVTRASYRIQHQGFRRSLRANVGDAIFSTMNYGGVWLPLKKAGSAVRFDRKYTKLILKAGGGLSGGANFAGGFSRRRNRSYYAP, from the coding sequence GTGCTGTTAGCCGCGCTGCTGGCGGCGACGGTTGTCGACTTTCTGCCGACCGGCCAGAAGGCCGCGCAGGCCGCAACCGAGGATCCCGCCCCAGCGCCGGCTCCTGCCGCGGCCGGGCCGGCGGAACGGCCTGATTTTGTTTCCGCGCAGCTCACGGCACGTGCGGAGAAGCGCCGTATCGAGGTCACCGGTGAGCGGACGGAGACGACCTCGACGTTCGTGAACCCGGATGGCACGGTCACCGTCGACTCGTACTCGGGCATCCGTCGGGTGCGCCGAGGGGAGGACTGGGTCGACGTCGACTCGACACTGGTCCTCGCCGACGGGAAGGTCACGCCGAAGGTCACGAAGGCGGGTGTCGAGCTGTCGGCCGGCGGTTCGAAGGCCGGTGACGTCGCCACCCTCGTCGACGGTGACCGGGAGATCGCCTTCGGCTGGCCAGGTGCACTGCCCGCCCCGGAGCTGAAGGACAACACCGCCACCTACAAGGGCGTCGCCAAGGACACCGACCTGGTCGTCAAGGTCTTCCCGACCGGCTACGACGTGCAGATCGTCGCGCACACCCCGGCCGCCGCGCAGGCGGCACTGTCCCTGCCGATGCGGCTGAAGGGCGTCACCGCCACCCGTACCCCCGGTGGGGAGCTGCGGATGTCCGCCGGCGGGAAGGTGACCGCACGCTCGCCCGTGCCGCTGATGTGGGACTCCCACGTCAACGCGACCAGCAAGCTTCCCGACCGGGTCCGCGACGTCGCCGCGACACTCGACACCGCGAAGGCGGACAGGCCCACGCTGGCGCTGAAGCCGGACAAGGGCTGGCTCACCGACCCGGCCCGGCAGTACCCGGTCACGATCGACCCGGCGGCCACCCTCGCCGACAACCTCGACACCGACGTCAACAACGTTTACACGACCACGAACTACGACACCTACGAGTACCTGCGGGTCGGGAACTACGCCGGCGCGGCGGTGAACCGGTCCTTCCTGCGCTTCGACGACTCGGCCATCAAGGGCAAGCACGTCACCTCCGCCGTGCTGAACCTGTGGCAGGCAGGATCCGCGACCTGCACGACCCAGCCGACGACCGTGCAGGGAGCCGGGGGGATGGGCGCGGGCACCACCTGGGCCACCCAACCCAGCGCGGACGGGATCACCTGGGGGAGCGCCACCTTCAACAACGGTGGATCGTGCACCTCCTCGGGCGGCACGAACATCGACATCACCGGGCTGGTCGACGCCTGGGCGCACAACGGCTATCCATCACCGGAAACCCTCACCCTGCGGGCGCCGAACGAGTCGGATGCCAACCAGTTCAAGTACTTCTACTCGGGCGACACGTTCCTGGCCCCGAACATCTCCACCACGTACAACTCGTATCCGGGCACGGTCGCCGGCCGTTTCACCAAGCCGTGCTCGGCGCAGTGCGGCGGCACCCCGGCGATGGTGCTGACGAACACCACCACCCCGACGCTGTCGGGCGCCTCGCTGGATCCCGAAGGCAGCCCCGTCCGGCTTGATTTCGAGGTGTGGAACTCCGCCGGGACGACCATGGTCACCAGTGGGTCGGTGACGAACGTGACGTCGAACTCGGTCGGCTCGTGGACAGTGCCCTCGGGCCTGCTCACCAACGGGACGGCGTATCAGTGGCGGTCGCGCGCCTACGACGGGGTCGACTACTCACAGGCCTGGTCCGGGTGGATCCCCTTCACCGTCGACACCACCGCCCCCGCCGCGCCGACCGGTCTGAGCTCCGCGGCCTGGGCGTCCGGGGGCTGGGGCACGGCCACCTCCGGCACCTTCTCCTGGACGTCCCCGGGTGGCGACACCCAGTCGTTCCTCTACGGCCTCGACCAGCCCTCACCGGCCACGGAGACGACGGCGACCACCACCCCGACGCTGAGCCCGGGCGGTGGGCTGCACACCCTCTACCTGCGGACCAAGGACAAGTCGGGCAACCTCTCGTCGGTGGTGTCGTACGGGTTCGGGGTCGGCGCAGGGGCGCTGGCGCAGCCGGCCGAGGGCGTACGGGTCCAGCGGTACGCCACGCTGGAAGGGCAGGCTCCCGCGGCGCAGACGAAGGTGACGTTCCAGTACCGGATGGGCACCAACACCGCCACGGCGTGGAGCGACGTCCCGACCGCCGACGTGACAATCGCCGGGACGTCGACCCACCCCACCTGGCCGATGAACCGTAACGGGTCGGGTCTGTTCGACAAGCTGACCTGGGACCTCAACACCACCCTGACCGGGTTCGGCGCACCCGACGGACCGGTGCAGATTCAGGCATGTTTCCGGGACGCGGCGAACACCGTGTCCTGCGCTCCACTGCACACTGTGCAGTTCGCCCGGCGCGCGTTCGCCGACGCCGACGCCACCCAGCCGGTCGGCCCCGGCACCGTCGCACTGCTGACCGGCGACTACTCGGTCTCGGCGACCGACGTTTCGATGCCGACCTACACCGGCGATCTGACCGTCGGCCGCTCCTTCACCACCCTCGCGGTGGGCGGCACAGTCGGGGTGTTCGGCCCAGGGTGGACGGCGAGCATGCCCGGCCCGGACGCCGGCTCCGCGGACCGCACCCTCACCGACTACACAGCGACCGACGGCTACGCAGCGCTCACCGACGAGAACGGCGTGCAGGACATCTACGTCCGCACCGGTTCCGGCACCTACCCGTACACCTACATCGGTGTCGGGGACGTCGCGACGGACGGGTCGAAGCTGGTGAAGGACTCGGCCACCCAGTTCACCCTCACCGAGGTCGACGGCACCCGCACGATCTACGCCGCGCAGACCGTGGGCGGAGCGACGGTGTGGCGGGTCAGCCAGGTCATCGAACCGGGCACGAACACCACCTCCACCTTCACCACCGACTCTTCCGGGCGGACCACCCGCATCCTCGCCCCGGTACCCGCCGGCGTCACCTGCACCACCCTGGTCGCGGGCTGCCGGGCGCTGACCATCGGCTACGCCGCCTCGACCACCGCGACCGGCACCGGCACCGACCCGGCGACCTGGGGTGACTACACCGGCCGGCTGACCTCGGTCGCGATGTCCCTCAACGGCGACGCCCCGGTCAACGTGGCCGCCTACGCCTACGACTCGGCCGGCAAGCTGCGCTCGGCGAAGGACCCCCGCACCGGCCTGACCACCACCTACGCCTACGACGCCGCCGGCCGCCTCGCCCAGATCACCCCACCCGGGCAGGCGACCTGGACCCTGACCTACGACGGCGCCGCCCGCCTGTACACCGCCTCCCGGCCCGCGCCCGGCGGGGGAACCGCGACGCAGACGGTCGTCTACGACGTGGCCGTGACCGGGACGGGGGCGCCGATCGACCTGGCCCCGGCCCAGGTCGCGAACTGGGCGCAGACCGACATCCCGCTGTACGGGGCGGCGGTCTTCCCGGCCGGCCACGTCCCCGCAGCCGTCCCCGCCGCGGCGGACTGGCCCTACGCCGACCTGACCTATCTCAACGCCGACGGCAAACAGGTCAACTCCGCCTCCTACGGCAACGGTGCTTGGCAGATCAGCACCACCGAACACGACAGCAAGGGCAACACCATCCGCAGCCTGTCTGCGGAGAACCGCAACCAGGCACTCACCCCGACAGCCGACACGGACATGACCGTGGCGGCACTGACCAGCTCCGCGGCCCGCTCCCAACTGCTCGACGAACAGACCGTCTACAGCTCCGACGGGGTGACCGTCACCGACACCTACGGCCCGACCCACCAGATCGTCGACAACGCCGGCGCCCGCTACTCCGCCCGCCAGCACGAGCACACCGACTACGACCAGGGCGCCCCCTCCTCGACCGACCCGTACCGGCTGGCAACCACGATCACCACCAGCACCCGCCTGGCCAACGGGACGGACGTCGACTCCCGCAAGACCGTGAACGGCTACGAGGCGAAGACCGGCGCCGACCCGTCCACCTCCGGCTGGGCGCTGCGCAAGCCGACGACGGTCGCCACCTGGATGGGCGGCGGCTCCACCCCCGACATCGTCCGCACCACCTACTACAACGCGGCCGGGAACACGGTCGAGTCGCGCCAGCCGAAGGCGAACGCCGCCGGCACCGACGCGTTCACCACCGTCACCACCTACTACACCGCCACCGGCTCCGGTAGCTGCGTGAACGCCTCCCGCACCGGGCTGGCCTGCACCAGCGGCCCGGCCGCACAGCCCTCCTCAGGCAACCCGCTGCCGGTGTCGACGTACACCTACAACAGCCTCAACCAGGTCCTGACCGAGGTCGAGACGGTCAACAGCACCACCCGGACCACCACCTACGTCTACGACACCGCCGGCCGTAAGACGTCCGAGGCGGTCGTGGCGAGCCCGGCCGCGGACGGCGGCACCACGATCCCCACCGCGACCTACGGCTACGATCCGGCGTCCGGCCAGGCCACGACCACCACCGCGAGCGGGATCACCCTGACCACCGGCTACGACAGCTGGGGCCGGGTGACCTCCCAGACCGACGCCGACGGGAACACCTCCACCACCGGCTACGACATCGACAGCCAGGTCACCTCGTCGACGGACGGAAAGGGCATCTACACCTACACCTACGACGGCGCGAACGAGCACCGCGGCCTGGTGACCAGCCTGAACGTCGGCGCCGGATCGGCACCGTCCACCTTCACCGCCGCCTACAACGCCGACGGCAAACTCACCTCCCAGACCTACCCAAACGGTCTGGTCGCCACCACCCGCTACGACAACAACGCCGAACCCACCAGCCTCACCTACGCCAAGAGTGGCACACCCTGGCTGGCCTTCACCCAGGCCAACTCCATCCACGAACAGGTCCGCCTCGACACCTCACCGGTCTCCGCGAAAAACCTCGGCTACGACCTCTCCGGACGACTCACCTCCGTCGCCGACACGGTCGGATACGGCGGCCCCGCCTCCTGCACCACCCGCGCCTACACCTACGACCCGGATTCCAACCGGACCGCGCTCACCAGCTATCCCGACGCCGGCGGCAGCGAAACAGGAACCTGCTCCACCAGCACCACCCCAACCGGCTACGGATTCACCTATGACCAGGCCGACCGGCTCACCAACTCCGGTTTCGCCTACGACCTGTTCGGTCGCACCACCACCGACCCCTACCCACCCGCCGGCAGCTCGGCGACCATCGGTTACTACGTGAACGACCTCGTCGCCTCCGAAACCGTCGCCGGTACCACCCGCACCTACGCCCTAGACCCAGCCCGCCGGCTGCGTTCCTGGACCGTCGGCGCCACCACCACGACCAATCATTACACCTCTGCCTCGGGCGACAGCGCCGCCTGGATCGGTTCCGGCGCAACCTGGACCCGCAACATCACCGGCATCGGCGGAGACCTCGCCGCCACCCAGACCGACACCGGCGCGGTCACCCTGCAGCTCGCCAACCTCCACGGCGACATCATCGCCACCGTCGACGACACCACCACCGCCAGCTCCATCACCAGCTACAGCGAATCCACCGAGTTCGGCGTCCCCTACTTCAGCTCCGCGGCCTACGCCCGCTACGGATGGCTCGGCGCCAAACAACGCTCCCGCGACACCCTCTCCGGCCTCACCCTCATGGGCGTCCGCCTCTACGACCCCAACCTCGGCCGCTTCCTCTCCACCGACCCCGTCCCCGGCGGCTCCGACAACCCCTACGACTACGCCCACCAGGACCCCTATAACACCCTCGACCTCGACGGACGCATGTTCGGATGGGCGAAGAAGGCCGCGAAGAAGGCATGGAAGTATCGCCGACAGATCACCGGTGGACTTGCCTTGGCGGCTTGCTTCGGCGGCCCCCTGCTTTGCGCCGGAGCCCAGACCCTCGCCTTCGTCACTCGGGCCTCCTACCGAATCCAGCACCAGGGATTCCGTAGGTCGCTGAGAGCGAACGTCGGTGACGCGATCTTCTCGACGATGAACTACGGCGGCGTGTGGCTGCCACTGAAGAAGGCCGGCAGCGCGGTAAGATTTGACCGCAAGTACACTAAGTTGATCCTGAAGGCTGGAGGCGGCCTGAGCGGGGGCGCAAACTTTGCCGGTGGCTTCTCCAGGCGGCGGAACCGTAGCTACTACGCACCCTGA
- a CDS encoding acyl-CoA synthetase, whose translation MYPGTHATTHPDSPAVIMSGSGERITYRELDERSLRLARLLQAHGLREGDTVAIVAENHIRYLEVVWATLRSGLYLTAVNWHLAPAEAAWLVADSGARALIATQRFAATAAEIAAEVPACDLRLMIDGTGHGTEGGVDGFDDYEAALATQSTEPLAEQPRGEFMLYSSGTTGRPKGIRRRLSGDPVDRPAGGGIAAMGTFLFGMDESSVYLCPAPLYHAASLQWAVCVHQLGATLVILEKFDAEQTLAVIERDRITHVQVVPTMLVRLLKLPEKVRLGYDTSSLRRIMHAAAPCPVPVKQAVIDWVGPIVDEYYSGTEGCGVTYISCADWLAHPGSVGRALVGIPHICDDEGADVPTGTAGLLYFEQDEAPFEYHGDPQKTRDSRHPDHPNWTTCGDMGYLDPDGYLYLTDRKNFTIISGGVNIYPAEIEAAMVMHPQVADVAVFGLPDPEMGEYVHAVVAPADGVEGTDELAEELRTYLRGSLAGYKVPGVVTFRDELPRMPTGKLAKGQLRAEYLPAPTT comes from the coding sequence ATGTACCCCGGCACGCACGCGACCACCCATCCGGACTCCCCGGCCGTGATCATGAGTGGCTCCGGCGAGCGGATCACCTACCGGGAGCTCGATGAGCGCTCGCTGCGCCTCGCTCGACTGCTGCAGGCACACGGCCTGCGCGAGGGCGACACGGTGGCGATCGTCGCCGAGAACCACATCCGCTACCTCGAGGTGGTCTGGGCGACCCTGCGCTCCGGGCTGTACCTGACCGCGGTGAACTGGCACCTCGCCCCCGCCGAGGCGGCCTGGCTCGTCGCGGACTCCGGCGCCCGCGCCCTGATCGCGACGCAGCGGTTCGCCGCGACGGCGGCGGAGATCGCCGCCGAGGTCCCCGCCTGCGACCTGCGCCTGATGATCGACGGAACCGGTCACGGAACCGAGGGCGGCGTCGACGGCTTCGACGACTACGAGGCGGCGCTGGCGACCCAGTCCACCGAACCACTGGCCGAGCAGCCTCGCGGCGAGTTCATGCTCTACTCCTCCGGCACGACCGGCCGGCCCAAGGGAATTCGCCGACGGCTCAGCGGCGACCCGGTCGACCGGCCGGCGGGCGGTGGTATCGCCGCCATGGGCACCTTCCTGTTCGGCATGGACGAAAGTTCCGTCTACCTGTGCCCGGCCCCGCTGTACCACGCGGCCAGCCTGCAGTGGGCCGTCTGCGTGCACCAGCTCGGTGCCACCCTCGTCATCCTGGAGAAGTTCGACGCCGAGCAGACCCTGGCCGTGATCGAGCGGGATCGGATCACCCACGTCCAGGTGGTGCCGACGATGCTGGTGCGGCTGCTGAAGCTCCCGGAGAAGGTACGGCTGGGCTACGACACGTCCAGCCTGCGCCGGATCATGCATGCCGCGGCGCCCTGCCCGGTCCCGGTCAAGCAGGCCGTGATCGACTGGGTCGGCCCGATCGTCGACGAGTACTACTCCGGGACGGAGGGCTGCGGCGTCACGTACATCAGCTGCGCCGACTGGCTGGCCCATCCGGGCTCGGTGGGCCGTGCGCTCGTCGGCATTCCGCACATCTGCGACGACGAGGGCGCCGATGTGCCCACCGGCACGGCCGGGCTGCTGTACTTCGAGCAGGACGAGGCGCCCTTCGAGTACCACGGCGACCCGCAGAAGACCCGGGACAGCCGGCACCCCGACCACCCGAACTGGACGACCTGCGGGGACATGGGCTATCTCGACCCCGACGGCTACCTCTACCTCACCGACCGCAAGAACTTCACCATCATCTCCGGCGGCGTGAACATCTACCCCGCCGAGATCGAGGCCGCGATGGTCATGCACCCGCAGGTCGCCGATGTGGCGGTGTTCGGGCTGCCCGACCCGGAGATGGGCGAGTACGTCCACGCCGTCGTGGCGCCGGCCGACGGTGTCGAGGGTACCGACGAGCTCGCCGAAGAGCTGCGGACCTACCTGCGCGGCAGCCTCGCCGGCTACAAGGTGCCCGGCGTCGTCACGTTCCGCGACGAGCTGCCCCGGATGCCCACCGGCAAGCTCGCGAAGGGCCAGCTCCGGGCGGAGTACCTTCCCGCGCCGACCACCTGA
- a CDS encoding TIGR03857 family LLM class F420-dependent oxidoreductase — protein MTADGLPLNELGFYTLAGHSAAPRDLVTEVRAAEKLGIGAAFISERFSTKDAATLSGAAGAVSETIGIATGATNHNTRHPIVTATMATTMHRLTGGRFALGLGRGFDRLFKAFGLTPITSAQIEDVVGVLRRLWHGEMVLGHDGPAGAWPYLHQDADFDEDIPIMLAALGPRSLELAGRCLDGVILHTFYSDAAVAEAMAAVERGAKAAGRDPGSVRVWSVLATVSDEVEEELRLLKTVGRLGSYLQGYGDLMVRVNDWDPAVLERFRADDVVGAIKGGIDTKATREQLEHIATLIPPEWLATAATGSPRQCAEAIARQFDLGVTGVIMHGATPAELTSVVGEYREIRPARLASLPANPGRIA, from the coding sequence GTGACCGCGGACGGCTTACCGCTGAACGAGCTGGGTTTCTACACCCTGGCCGGGCACAGCGCGGCGCCCCGTGACCTGGTCACCGAGGTCCGCGCCGCCGAGAAGCTCGGCATCGGCGCGGCCTTCATCTCCGAGCGCTTCAGTACCAAGGACGCGGCGACGCTCTCCGGTGCGGCCGGCGCCGTCAGCGAGACGATCGGGATCGCCACCGGCGCCACGAACCACAACACCCGCCACCCGATCGTCACGGCCACCATGGCCACGACCATGCACCGGCTCACCGGCGGCAGGTTCGCCCTCGGTCTGGGCCGCGGCTTCGACCGCCTGTTCAAGGCCTTCGGGCTCACCCCGATCACGAGCGCGCAGATCGAGGACGTCGTCGGCGTCCTGCGCCGGCTCTGGCACGGCGAGATGGTGCTGGGCCACGACGGGCCGGCCGGCGCCTGGCCCTACCTGCACCAGGACGCCGACTTCGACGAGGACATCCCGATCATGCTCGCGGCGCTCGGCCCGCGTTCGCTGGAGCTCGCCGGGCGCTGCCTCGACGGGGTCATCCTGCACACCTTCTACTCGGACGCCGCGGTCGCCGAGGCGATGGCCGCGGTGGAACGCGGCGCGAAGGCGGCCGGGCGGGACCCGGGCAGCGTGCGGGTCTGGTCGGTGCTCGCCACCGTCTCCGACGAGGTCGAGGAGGAGCTGCGGCTGCTCAAGACGGTCGGCCGGCTCGGGTCCTACCTGCAGGGCTACGGCGATCTGATGGTCCGGGTCAACGACTGGGACCCGGCGGTGCTGGAACGGTTCCGCGCTGACGACGTCGTCGGCGCGATCAAGGGCGGGATCGACACGAAGGCGACCCGGGAGCAGCTGGAGCACATCGCCACGCTGATCCCGCCGGAGTGGCTGGCCACCGCGGCGACGGGCAGCCCGCGCCAGTGCGCCGAAGCCATCGCCCGCCAGTTCGACCTCGGTGTCACCGGGGTGATCATGCACGGCGCGACGCCGGCCGAGCTGACGTCCGTGGTGGGGGAGTACCGCGAGATCCGGCCCGCCCGGCTCGCGAGCCTGCCCGCCAACCCCGGCCGGATCGCCTGA
- a CDS encoding cytochrome P450 has protein sequence MSLETIDVYDAARYEIGIPHQDFQLLRAQAPVFRHADPQVPEGFWAVTRHPDVVRVSRSSELFSSSRRTAILGEMSEEARAQQQLMMLNMDPPAHTRLRSLVNRGFTPRVIAQMREHLRLASEVIVDKALAAGTGDFVELVAADLPLIVIAELMGVPLEDRHRLFEWSNRLASATDLQLEEGGDAATAVFEIYEYANNLGATKRANPADDIVTKLTSPDENGEALSELEFDLFFLLLMFAGNETTRNAITGGMIAMINNPGQWERLRADPDLAPTAADEIVRWVSPVNAFRRTATQDLELGGQLIRENDKVVIFYSSANFDEDVFTDPYTFDIGRSPNPHIGFGGGGAHFCLGRHLAILEIEQMYRVLVERVRRVELLEPPTRLRSNFVNGVTAMPVRFVPA, from the coding sequence GTGTCCTTGGAGACGATCGACGTCTACGACGCCGCCCGCTACGAGATCGGCATCCCGCACCAGGACTTCCAGCTCCTGCGCGCGCAGGCGCCGGTGTTCCGGCACGCCGACCCGCAGGTTCCGGAAGGCTTCTGGGCCGTCACCCGGCACCCGGACGTCGTGCGCGTGTCCCGCAGCTCGGAGCTGTTCTCCTCCAGCCGGCGCACCGCGATCCTCGGCGAGATGTCCGAGGAGGCCCGCGCACAGCAGCAGCTGATGATGCTGAACATGGACCCGCCGGCGCACACCCGGCTGCGCAGCCTGGTCAACCGCGGCTTCACCCCGCGGGTGATCGCCCAGATGCGGGAGCACCTGCGCCTGGCCAGCGAGGTCATCGTCGACAAGGCCCTGGCCGCCGGCACCGGCGACTTCGTCGAGCTGGTCGCCGCCGACCTGCCGCTCATCGTCATCGCCGAGCTGATGGGGGTGCCGCTGGAGGACCGCCACCGGCTGTTCGAATGGTCGAACCGGCTCGCCTCGGCCACCGACCTGCAGCTGGAGGAGGGCGGCGACGCCGCGACCGCCGTCTTCGAGATCTACGAGTACGCGAACAACCTGGGCGCGACGAAGCGCGCGAACCCGGCCGACGACATCGTCACGAAGCTGACCTCGCCCGACGAGAACGGCGAGGCGCTGTCCGAGCTGGAGTTCGACCTGTTCTTCCTGCTGCTCATGTTCGCCGGCAACGAGACGACCCGCAACGCCATCACCGGCGGCATGATCGCGATGATCAACAACCCGGGCCAGTGGGAGCGGCTGCGCGCCGACCCGGACCTCGCGCCGACCGCGGCCGACGAGATCGTCCGGTGGGTGAGCCCCGTCAACGCCTTCCGCCGCACCGCGACGCAGGACCTCGAGCTCGGCGGCCAGCTCATCCGGGAGAACGACAAGGTGGTGATCTTCTACTCCTCGGCCAACTTCGACGAGGATGTCTTCACCGACCCCTACACGTTCGACATCGGGCGCAGCCCCAACCCGCACATCGGCTTCGGCGGCGGCGGGGCGCATTTCTGCCTCGGCCGTCATCTGGCGATTCTGGAGATCGAGCAGATGTACCGGGTTCTCGTCGAGCGGGTGCGCCGAGTCGAGCTGCTGGAGCCGCCGACTCGGCTACGCTCCAACTTCGTCAACGGTGTGACCGCCATGCCGGTCCGCTTCGTTCCCGCCTGA
- a CDS encoding SDR family NAD(P)-dependent oxidoreductase, whose protein sequence is MDLSATAAIVTGGASGLGAATARALAAAGARVLVADRDDDRGSAVAKQIDGVFAHVDVTSTEQIIAATELAKTLGPVRSLVNCAGIGWASRTIGRDGSYDSAHNLDAFRKVIEVNTIGTFDCVRIVATAMAATEPLADGERGAIVNTASLAAFDGQIGQAAYSASKGGVVGMTLPIARDLSVAGIRVNTIAPGLIDTPIYGEGPASEEFKDKLKRDVLFPHRLGTADEFASLALELLRNSYLNAEVIRIDAGARLQPK, encoded by the coding sequence ATGGATCTGAGCGCCACGGCAGCGATCGTCACCGGTGGTGCGTCGGGCCTCGGCGCCGCCACCGCGCGGGCGCTGGCCGCCGCCGGTGCCCGGGTCCTGGTCGCCGACCGCGACGACGACCGCGGGAGCGCCGTCGCCAAGCAGATCGACGGCGTGTTCGCCCATGTGGACGTCACCTCCACCGAGCAGATCATCGCCGCCACCGAGCTCGCGAAGACCCTGGGGCCGGTGCGCTCACTGGTCAACTGCGCCGGTATCGGCTGGGCGTCGCGCACAATCGGCCGCGACGGCAGCTACGACTCGGCGCACAACCTCGACGCGTTCCGCAAGGTGATCGAGGTGAACACGATCGGCACCTTCGACTGTGTGCGCATCGTCGCGACCGCGATGGCGGCCACCGAGCCGCTCGCCGACGGGGAGCGGGGCGCGATCGTCAACACCGCGTCGCTCGCCGCCTTCGACGGCCAGATCGGCCAGGCCGCCTACTCGGCCTCCAAGGGCGGCGTGGTGGGCATGACCCTGCCCATCGCGCGGGACCTGTCGGTGGCCGGCATCCGGGTGAACACGATCGCCCCCGGCCTGATCGACACGCCGATCTACGGGGAGGGCCCCGCCTCCGAGGAATTCAAGGACAAGCTCAAGCGGGACGTCCTGTTCCCGCACCGGCTCGGCACCGCGGACGAGTTCGCCTCGCTCGCGCTCGAGCTGCTGCGCAACAGCTACCTCAACGCCGAGGTCATCCGGATCGACGCCGGCGCCCGCCTCCAGCCGAAGTAG